One segment of Methanolinea mesophila DNA contains the following:
- a CDS encoding PKD domain-containing protein — translation MMKSINFATFLLVLALAALAGTASAFTLSGENASVGAPGGTATIALFLDEAPAGLSGFNISVSLADPAVGEIMSVSFPSWVTMSDNTTFPADTVWIKSLDTGPGDYGNVAPGATDIPMGTLALRGDAAGTTAVVLSIVQMSDDEGMNMTPAIAPLSFTVNGPPVAQFSANLTAGAAPLTVLFSDASTGNPVSWSWSFGDGGSSTEQDPVHTYLVPGNYTVTLTVTNAAGSDNEEKTGYISVTAALPDPPVVNFTADNRSGPAPLVVHFTDLSTNGPASWAWDFGDGTTSGDQDPAHTYADPGTYSVTLTASNAGGSGDDEKQGYITVTAPLPDPPVVNFVGDNRSGPAPLVVHFTDQSTNNPTAWAWDFGNDGTVDSTEQNPTYTFTVPGTYQVNLTASNAGGSGSRLKGNYIQVTVPGSTDPVVDFSADSRTGTAPFTVQFTDASVTDPTAWAWDFENDGTVDSSLRNPVHTYPDPGTYQVKLTVTNASGTASRLKADFITVNPPVTAPDADFTAAPLSGDAPLEVQFTDQSTGAGTWNWDFGDGTTSTEQDPVHTYGLPGNYTVRLTVANGGGTDTEVKSGYITVSLPPDQVITSIVVVPDTALMVPGESLQFAATAYDHDGGTVPYSGFAWSSSNATVGTVNSTGYFRAQAPGSATITASSGDVTGSANVHVVAAPANGASFTANPDTGRAPCIVRFTDTSSATGVTGREWDFGDGTTSDAINPTHIYRKAGQYVVILRLFSEIGTDTATGTVLVTGSGSTGPVSSITARFSANPMAGKAPLEVRFTDRSTGAETWTWDFGDGTTSTEENPVHVFTGPGTYRVTLSVTGEGGSASTTGSVMVIGGSSTPGPVLKAQFSASPMSGRAPLEVTFTDRSAGAETWTWDFGDGTTSTEQDPVHLFTATGIHRVTLTVTHGDELAASTAFIMVMSGASGPVLPATAQVTASPMTGRAPLEVRFTDRSAGAETWYWDFGDGTTSTEQDPVHTFAMKGTYKVVVQVNTGNAVEEATKTIWVF, via the coding sequence ATGATGAAGTCCATTAATTTCGCCACATTTTTACTTGTGCTCGCCCTGGCGGCGTTAGCCGGAACGGCATCGGCATTCACCCTCTCCGGGGAGAACGCGAGCGTCGGAGCGCCCGGCGGGACCGCGACCATCGCGCTCTTCCTCGACGAAGCACCCGCCGGCCTCTCCGGGTTCAACATCTCGGTATCGCTCGCGGATCCCGCGGTAGGGGAGATCATGAGCGTCTCCTTCCCGTCGTGGGTCACCATGAGCGACAACACGACCTTCCCGGCGGATACCGTCTGGATCAAGTCGCTCGACACGGGACCGGGAGACTACGGGAATGTCGCGCCGGGGGCGACGGACATCCCGATGGGGACCCTCGCCCTCCGCGGCGACGCCGCGGGGACCACCGCGGTCGTCCTCTCGATCGTCCAGATGAGCGACGACGAGGGGATGAATATGACACCCGCCATAGCTCCCCTGTCCTTTACCGTGAACGGGCCGCCGGTGGCACAGTTCTCTGCGAACCTGACCGCCGGAGCCGCTCCGCTCACGGTCCTCTTCTCGGATGCCTCGACGGGTAACCCCGTCTCGTGGTCCTGGTCGTTCGGCGACGGGGGCAGTTCCACCGAGCAGGACCCGGTCCACACCTACCTGGTCCCGGGAAACTACACCGTGACCCTCACCGTGACGAATGCGGCCGGGAGCGACAACGAAGAGAAAACAGGATACATCAGCGTGACCGCCGCACTCCCGGACCCGCCGGTGGTGAACTTCACCGCGGATAACAGGTCCGGCCCGGCTCCTCTTGTCGTCCACTTCACGGACCTGTCAACCAACGGGCCTGCCTCATGGGCCTGGGACTTCGGCGACGGCACCACTTCGGGCGATCAGGACCCGGCCCACACCTACGCGGACCCCGGAACCTATTCGGTCACCCTCACCGCCTCCAACGCGGGGGGTTCCGGCGACGATGAGAAACAGGGGTACATCACCGTAACCGCACCGCTCCCCGACCCGCCGGTGGTGAACTTCGTCGGGGACAACAGGTCGGGCCCCGCCCCCCTCGTGGTCCACTTCACCGACCAGTCCACGAATAACCCGACCGCATGGGCGTGGGACTTCGGGAATGACGGGACCGTCGACAGCACGGAGCAGAACCCCACCTACACCTTCACCGTTCCCGGCACCTACCAGGTCAACCTCACCGCTTCGAATGCCGGCGGGAGCGGCAGCCGCCTGAAAGGCAACTACATCCAGGTCACCGTGCCCGGCAGCACCGACCCGGTGGTCGACTTCTCGGCCGATTCCAGGACCGGCACGGCGCCTTTCACGGTACAGTTCACCGATGCCTCGGTGACGGACCCGACCGCGTGGGCCTGGGACTTCGAGAACGACGGGACCGTCGACAGCTCCCTCCGGAATCCGGTCCACACCTACCCGGATCCCGGGACCTACCAGGTGAAACTCACGGTAACCAACGCGAGCGGCACGGCGAGCAGGCTCAAGGCGGACTTCATCACGGTAAACCCCCCGGTCACGGCACCGGACGCGGACTTTACCGCCGCGCCTCTGTCCGGTGACGCTCCGCTCGAGGTACAGTTCACCGACCAGTCCACCGGCGCCGGGACCTGGAACTGGGACTTCGGCGACGGCACCACCTCGACAGAACAAGACCCTGTCCATACCTACGGACTCCCAGGGAACTATACCGTCCGGCTCACCGTGGCGAATGGCGGCGGGACAGATACCGAAGTGAAGAGCGGGTATATTACGGTCTCTCTTCCACCGGACCAGGTCATCACCTCGATCGTGGTGGTGCCCGATACGGCCCTGATGGTACCGGGCGAATCCCTGCAGTTCGCCGCAACCGCGTATGATCACGACGGGGGTACGGTACCGTATTCAGGGTTCGCGTGGTCGAGCAGCAACGCCACGGTCGGTACGGTAAACAGTACCGGATATTTCAGGGCGCAGGCACCGGGATCCGCCACGATCACCGCGTCGAGCGGTGACGTGACAGGTTCCGCGAATGTGCATGTCGTGGCAGCTCCCGCGAACGGCGCCTCATTCACCGCAAATCCCGACACGGGACGTGCCCCGTGCATCGTCAGGTTCACCGACACCTCGAGTGCGACCGGTGTGACCGGCCGCGAGTGGGACTTCGGCGACGGAACTACGTCGGACGCTATCAACCCGACCCATATCTACCGTAAGGCGGGTCAGTACGTTGTCATTCTCCGTCTCTTCTCGGAGATCGGAACAGACACCGCGACCGGGACGGTACTCGTCACCGGAAGCGGGAGTACCGGCCCCGTTTCTTCCATTACGGCGCGGTTCTCCGCGAATCCGATGGCAGGGAAGGCTCCTCTCGAGGTACGCTTCACCGACCGTTCCACGGGGGCGGAGACCTGGACCTGGGACTTCGGCGACGGCACCACCTCGACCGAGGAAAATCCCGTACACGTCTTCACCGGTCCCGGCACCTATAGGGTGACCCTCTCGGTGACCGGCGAGGGGGGCAGCGCGTCCACGACCGGGTCGGTCATGGTAATCGGGGGCTCGTCCACTCCCGGACCCGTATTAAAAGCGCAGTTCTCGGCGAGCCCGATGTCGGGAAGAGCGCCTCTCGAGGTAACCTTCACCGACCGTTCCGCGGGGGCGGAGACCTGGACCTGGGACTTCGGCGACGGCACCACCTCGACTGAACAGGACCCGGTCCATTTGTTCACCGCCACCGGCATCCACAGGGTGACCCTCACGGTGACTCACGGTGATGAACTCGCGGCCTCCACGGCGTTTATCATGGTCATGAGCGGTGCATCCGGCCCCGTACTTCCTGCAACCGCACAGGTTACCGCGAGCCCGATGACCGGGAGAGCCCCGCTCGAGGTCAGGTTCACCGACCGTTCCGCAGGGGCGGAGACCTGGTACTGGGACTTCGGCGACGGCACCACCTCGACTGAACAGGACCCGGTCCACACCTTCGCGATGAAGGGGACCTACAAGGTTGTAGTACAGGTGAATACCGGAAATGCCGTGGAAGAAGCGACAAAGACGATCTGGGTGTTCTGA
- a CDS encoding nitroreductase, translating into MHKTAAVSIILLSAFLAVSFASGAPLPAPRHIFIDVANDAGVKWDWDSIYYGEPGGIANGTYYIKADGGGLNELHLTNDVTLPYGQLTASNNVSGVFYVTNTGGRGYDNEIILLLSVKPPIPDDFAVRIRASGYNWTPAPPGPYTPVELPSDYYHIDGALDEVFTRNDFMYGPETWKPGPGDLLVPSLPLYNGQDISDGSTEEYLMFIDLYAGNMYPEKFGTTLVDNGAVKVEYSFTNMTTFAAFNGYGWCSAANQDEGISWTNRIVDVGASGYTVEYVPPSPLPFPGKTSPPTDPDGDGICEDMNGNGFKDFNDVVLFFKQMEWVQANEPVGLFDFNHNGYIDFNDIVRLFKEL; encoded by the coding sequence ATGCATAAAACCGCTGCTGTTTCGATAATTCTCCTGTCCGCCTTCCTGGCGGTCTCCTTCGCATCGGGCGCCCCCCTCCCCGCACCACGCCATATCTTTATCGACGTGGCGAACGATGCCGGAGTAAAATGGGACTGGGACAGCATCTATTACGGTGAACCCGGCGGCATCGCGAACGGCACCTACTATATCAAGGCCGACGGCGGAGGGCTGAACGAACTCCACCTCACGAACGACGTCACCTTACCCTACGGCCAGCTCACCGCAAGTAACAACGTCTCGGGAGTATTTTACGTCACCAACACCGGGGGAAGAGGGTACGACAACGAGATCATCCTCCTGCTCTCGGTTAAGCCCCCTATCCCGGACGACTTCGCCGTGCGCATCCGTGCGAGCGGCTATAACTGGACTCCCGCACCGCCGGGGCCCTACACGCCAGTCGAACTTCCCTCCGATTATTACCATATCGACGGCGCACTGGACGAAGTGTTCACCCGGAACGATTTCATGTACGGCCCGGAGACCTGGAAACCCGGCCCCGGGGATCTCCTCGTCCCGTCGCTTCCCCTCTACAACGGCCAGGACATCAGCGACGGTTCAACCGAGGAATACCTCATGTTCATCGATCTCTACGCCGGGAACATGTACCCCGAGAAGTTCGGAACGACGCTTGTCGATAACGGTGCGGTGAAGGTAGAGTATAGCTTCACCAACATGACCACCTTCGCGGCGTTTAACGGGTACGGCTGGTGCAGTGCCGCGAACCAGGACGAGGGGATCTCCTGGACCAACCGTATCGTCGACGTGGGAGCGAGCGGGTACACCGTGGAATACGTACCGCCATCCCCGTTGCCGTTCCCGGGAAAAACGAGTCCTCCCACCGACCCCGACGGGGACGGCATCTGCGAGGACATGAACGGGAACGGATTCAAGGACTTTAATGACGTGGTGCTGTTCTTCAAGCAGATGGAGTGGGTCCAGGCGAACGAGCCCGTGGGACTCTTCGACTTCAACCACAACGGGTACATCGATTTCAACGATATCGTGAGATTGTTCAAGGAGTTATAA
- a CDS encoding PKD domain-containing protein, whose translation MTTGNSAGLVIALAIIIAMVLPASALTISAGEAVVEGGEDIAKVDLVLDEAPEGISGYNLTVSLSDPSVGEIEGIGYPDWVSLSDNSTLPAGKAWIKAADMGGGENGNVAPGATGIVLGTLTLRGIFPGTSGITVTVNQMSDDLGENIAPSIIAGTFTVTAVAAGETLPASSGGSSSPVEYSVSGSVTTTSTATISPPAPDATLTGPGPDQAPDSPDDGLTEEPPFGSPGIVADFSAEVRSGVAPLTVRFIDLTGGGPTGWAWDFENDGVTDSVEQNPGHVYTTPGVYQVRLTASNAQGSATEMKTAFITVNPPEADEPPLFVPWTLVIAALVAMAGAGVLVLYLTFTGRI comes from the coding sequence GTGACGACCGGAAATTCTGCGGGCCTGGTGATCGCCCTCGCCATTATAATCGCCATGGTCCTCCCCGCCTCCGCACTCACCATCTCGGCGGGAGAGGCGGTCGTGGAGGGGGGAGAGGACATCGCGAAGGTCGACCTTGTCCTCGACGAGGCACCGGAAGGGATCTCGGGGTATAACCTCACCGTCTCGCTCTCCGACCCTTCGGTGGGAGAGATCGAGGGGATCGGGTACCCGGACTGGGTCTCGCTGTCGGATAACTCCACGCTTCCCGCGGGCAAGGCCTGGATCAAGGCCGCGGACATGGGTGGCGGGGAGAACGGGAACGTCGCCCCGGGTGCGACGGGGATCGTGCTCGGGACGCTCACCCTTCGCGGGATCTTCCCCGGGACATCCGGGATCACCGTGACCGTCAACCAGATGAGTGACGACCTGGGAGAGAACATTGCCCCCTCCATCATTGCGGGGACATTTACCGTGACTGCCGTCGCGGCCGGGGAAACCCTGCCGGCATCTTCGGGGGGAAGTTCTTCCCCTGTTGAATATTCGGTCTCCGGAAGCGTGACCACCACGTCCACCGCAACGATCTCCCCCCCGGCTCCCGATGCCACCCTCACCGGTCCCGGCCCGGATCAGGCACCGGATTCGCCGGATGACGGGCTTACGGAGGAACCACCGTTCGGGAGCCCGGGTATTGTCGCGGATTTCTCGGCGGAGGTCCGAAGCGGCGTCGCGCCGCTCACGGTGCGGTTCATCGATCTCACCGGGGGGGGCCCCACGGGGTGGGCGTGGGACTTCGAGAACGACGGGGTCACCGATTCCGTCGAACAGAACCCCGGCCACGTCTACACGACCCCGGGAGTATACCAGGTCCGGCTTACCGCGTCCAATGCACAGGGAAGTGCGACAGAGATGAAGACCGCCTTCATCACGGTGAATCCGCCGGAGGCGGACGAACCGCCCCTTTTCGTTCCCTGGACCCTGGTGATCGCAGCCCTCGTCGCCATGGCCGGGGCAGGGGTCCTGGTGCTCTACCTGACGTTCACCGGGAGGATCTGA
- a CDS encoding AAA family ATPase: MNPEIAELNASAAGYAAALDRVRTEMSKVIVGQREVMDRMLAALCADGHILLEGVPGIAKTLMVRTLAGCLDCSFARLQFTPDLLPADITGTKIFNRKDSSFSTVKGPIFVNFLLADEINRAPPKVQSALLEAMQERQVTIQGETFPIVRPFLVLATQNPIESEGTYPLPEAQTDRFMFKVMMGYPTLDDEIEIMNRFAEEECSQVCRVLARSELDGLQAFTRWVYTDPAVKRYVAELTSATRDPASFGLDPADHIRYGASPRASIFMILGAKATALMDRRGYVVPEDVRAVAHDVLRHRIVLTYEAEADGMTTDQAIDAILREVPVP, encoded by the coding sequence ATGAATCCCGAGATCGCAGAACTCAATGCGTCGGCGGCCGGATACGCCGCCGCGCTCGACCGGGTCCGCACCGAGATGAGCAAAGTGATCGTGGGGCAGCGGGAGGTGATGGACAGGATGCTCGCCGCACTCTGCGCCGACGGGCACATCCTTCTCGAAGGCGTCCCAGGTATTGCGAAGACCCTCATGGTGCGCACCCTCGCGGGGTGCCTGGACTGCAGCTTCGCCCGGCTCCAGTTCACCCCCGATCTCCTCCCCGCGGACATCACCGGGACCAAGATCTTCAACCGGAAAGACTCGAGTTTTTCCACGGTAAAAGGGCCCATTTTTGTCAATTTCCTCCTGGCGGACGAGATCAACCGGGCCCCCCCGAAGGTCCAGTCCGCACTCCTCGAGGCGATGCAGGAACGGCAGGTCACCATCCAGGGAGAGACCTTTCCCATAGTCCGGCCGTTCCTGGTGCTCGCCACGCAGAACCCCATCGAGTCCGAGGGCACCTATCCACTCCCCGAGGCGCAGACCGACCGGTTCATGTTCAAGGTCATGATGGGCTATCCCACGCTTGACGACGAGATCGAGATCATGAACCGGTTCGCGGAGGAAGAGTGCAGCCAGGTGTGCAGGGTGCTCGCCCGTTCCGAACTCGACGGGCTCCAGGCATTCACCCGATGGGTGTACACGGACCCCGCCGTGAAGCGGTACGTCGCGGAACTTACCAGCGCAACCCGCGACCCTGCCTCGTTCGGGCTCGACCCCGCCGACCACATACGGTACGGTGCCTCTCCCAGGGCCTCCATCTTCATGATCCTCGGCGCAAAAGCGACGGCGCTCATGGACCGGAGAGGCTACGTGGTCCCGGAAGACGTAAGGGCGGTCGCACACGACGTGCTCCGCCACAGGATCGTCCTGACCTACGAGGCCGAGGCCGACGGAATGACCACGGACCAGGCGATCGACGCCATACTCCGGGAAGTCCCGGTGCCCTGA
- a CDS encoding DUF58 domain-containing protein, whose translation MQDATSPGDRSSKRSRRFRRLERAMIPMDLRSSGLAAGVHRSTFKGHGIEFSDLREYVPGDDLRAIDWKVTARLDQPFTRLLTEERDLTLCLVVDISGSTGFGSLASKVDTAREIAGSLAVSALRHHDAVGLMLFSDGVEKYVPPGKGRRHVLEVLNTLFEHTPVSGRSDIAPALRHLAHSLARQSSVILISDFLLPPCRRELAVMKKRHQVFAIRISDPREEEIPDVGYLTLEDTETGEQLVIDTSDTLAMARYRESFREREESLVRALGTFGIPLARVRTGDGWEPGLRRFFRG comes from the coding sequence ATGCAGGACGCGACCTCACCCGGAGACCGGAGTTCCAAAAGGAGCAGGAGGTTCCGGAGACTCGAGCGCGCCATGATACCCATGGATCTGCGGTCGTCCGGGCTCGCGGCAGGAGTACATCGTTCGACCTTCAAGGGCCACGGGATCGAGTTCTCGGATCTCAGGGAGTACGTCCCGGGCGACGACCTCAGGGCCATCGACTGGAAGGTCACCGCCCGTCTCGACCAGCCGTTCACCCGGCTGCTCACCGAGGAACGCGACCTGACGCTGTGTCTCGTCGTGGACATCTCCGGTTCCACCGGCTTTGGTTCCCTCGCGAGCAAAGTCGATACGGCACGGGAGATCGCCGGCAGCCTCGCGGTCTCCGCGCTCCGCCACCACGACGCGGTCGGGCTCATGCTCTTCTCCGACGGGGTGGAGAAGTACGTCCCCCCCGGAAAGGGCAGACGTCACGTCCTCGAGGTCTTAAACACCCTCTTCGAGCACACGCCTGTTTCCGGGAGGAGCGATATCGCCCCCGCGCTCCGCCACCTCGCGCATTCGCTCGCGAGACAGTCCTCGGTAATCCTCATCTCGGACTTCCTCCTGCCACCCTGCCGGAGGGAACTCGCCGTGATGAAAAAAAGACACCAGGTCTTTGCGATAAGGATCTCGGACCCGAGGGAGGAGGAGATTCCCGACGTCGGATACCTCACGCTCGAGGACACCGAGACCGGCGAGCAGTTAGTCATCGACACTTCGGACACTTTGGCGATGGCCCGCTACCGCGAATCTTTCCGGGAACGTGAAGAATCGCTCGTACGCGCGCTCGGCACATTCGGAATCCCCCTCGCCAGGGTCAGGACCGGAGACGGGTGGGAGCCCGGGCTTCGCAGGTTTTTCCGGGGGTGA
- a CDS encoding vWA domain-containing protein: MRALAGFYSPFWLLGLLLLPVLWLFWRRSVSRRKMAAIEFSNLSALKSAGSDERGRRRVLLLSIVPLLALGCLFIALAGPHLPLGTERAGTNVVLVIDDSGSMQATDYTPTRLEAAKSAAATLIGELPGEDRVGVVVFESGASTAAYLSPDKTHVIQRLESIGPKTGQTALGDGLTLAVEMVGSIPSAKQVVILLSDGVSNAGVVKPLTAASFAKERGIQVYTIGLGSDGPVSLGTDAFGNPEYADLDEGTLRTIAEETGGRYFTSVDETTLSGIYRNLSGEIVSEPEETGIGSVFILASVALILGEFWLRYGRGRILP, from the coding sequence GTGAGGGCCTTGGCGGGATTCTATTCACCATTCTGGCTCCTCGGCCTCCTCCTGCTGCCGGTGCTCTGGCTCTTCTGGAGACGTTCGGTCTCCCGCAGAAAGATGGCCGCCATAGAGTTCTCGAACCTCTCTGCGCTGAAGTCGGCGGGCTCGGACGAACGCGGGAGGAGACGGGTCCTGCTCCTGTCGATCGTCCCGCTCCTTGCCCTGGGATGCCTGTTCATCGCGCTCGCAGGCCCCCACCTGCCCCTGGGGACCGAACGGGCGGGGACCAACGTGGTCCTGGTCATCGATGATTCCGGGAGCATGCAGGCGACCGATTACACACCGACACGGCTCGAAGCGGCGAAATCCGCGGCGGCGACCCTCATCGGCGAGCTCCCGGGGGAAGACAGGGTGGGAGTAGTGGTGTTCGAGTCCGGAGCATCGACCGCGGCATACCTCTCTCCCGATAAGACACACGTGATCCAGCGGCTCGAGTCGATCGGGCCGAAGACCGGGCAGACCGCCCTCGGCGACGGGCTGACCCTCGCGGTGGAGATGGTGGGTTCCATCCCTAGTGCGAAGCAGGTGGTGATACTCCTCTCTGACGGGGTGAGCAATGCGGGAGTGGTGAAACCTCTTACCGCCGCCTCTTTCGCGAAAGAACGTGGAATCCAGGTCTATACGATTGGGCTCGGTTCTGACGGCCCGGTCTCCCTGGGCACGGACGCGTTCGGAAACCCCGAGTACGCGGACCTCGACGAAGGAACGCTCCGGACAATCGCGGAAGAGACCGGGGGCAGGTACTTCACCTCGGTCGACGAGACCACGCTCTCGGGAATTTACCGGAACCTTTCTGGGGAGATCGTGAGCGAACCCGAAGAAACCGGCATCGGCTCCGTTTTTATCCTGGCTTCCGTCGCGCTCATCCTGGGAGAGTTCTGGCTCAGGTACGGCAGGGGGAGGATACTCCCATGA
- a CDS encoding argininosuccinate synthase has product MNRSRIVLGNRGLFENRVSPARVGKAPFSAPVPSFLAALLFALVLVSAVSGATTSVHIIREDASGAVIAEKTVDYTWMEKNLPVLGDGTTHYYHQGPVFVDGTGERWNPAEDRNVQEKDMGALKGTNLSRLCDLVGGMAPGDTVKVSAADGFSKTFAFRNVYDPSPRQGPLVITWYRADEGYVPDYRTGMRLVFFADTSVNPWGIHAFGNQDWHESADPEYYYYYVQGSERYPTTTGLSVQEVSTITIMEGDDPGTVAGPTPAPLGPAAVLTGIGLSSVLVARRRGQ; this is encoded by the coding sequence ATGAACCGCAGCCGTATCGTCTTAGGGAACCGGGGGCTTTTCGAAAACCGGGTGAGCCCGGCCCGGGTGGGAAAGGCGCCCTTCTCTGCACCGGTTCCCTCTTTCCTGGCAGCCCTTCTTTTCGCGCTCGTGCTGGTCTCCGCGGTATCGGGAGCCACCACCTCCGTCCATATAATCAGGGAGGACGCTTCAGGGGCCGTTATCGCCGAAAAGACCGTCGACTATACCTGGATGGAGAAGAACCTCCCGGTCCTCGGCGACGGGACGACCCATTATTACCACCAGGGCCCGGTCTTCGTCGACGGGACCGGGGAGCGGTGGAACCCCGCGGAGGATCGCAACGTGCAGGAAAAGGACATGGGCGCCCTGAAAGGGACAAACCTCTCCCGCCTCTGCGACCTTGTCGGGGGGATGGCACCGGGCGACACCGTGAAAGTCTCGGCGGCCGACGGTTTTTCAAAGACATTCGCCTTCCGGAACGTATACGACCCTTCTCCCCGCCAGGGTCCGCTGGTGATCACCTGGTACCGGGCGGACGAGGGCTACGTGCCGGACTACCGCACCGGGATGAGGCTGGTCTTCTTTGCGGACACCTCGGTGAACCCCTGGGGCATCCACGCGTTCGGGAACCAGGACTGGCACGAATCGGCCGACCCGGAGTACTATTACTACTACGTGCAAGGGAGTGAACGCTATCCCACGACGACGGGCCTCTCCGTGCAGGAGGTCTCCACTATCACCATCATGGAAGGGGACGATCCGGGGACGGTCGCCGGTCCCACTCCGGCACCGCTCGGACCGGCGGCGGTGCTCACCGGGATCGGCCTCTCGTCCGTACTGGTTGCCCGGAGGCGGGGACAATGA
- a CDS encoding argininosuccinate synthase produces the protein MSPGRTVRGASFRVFLTLFLASLLCTVVFTASVAGEPTTGLRIVQYGPDGITVQNETRVSIAWMEQYLPVQGDGVTHYYHQGPVFVDDKEAQWDPGETANFKDMGAVKGTAVRDLCDLVGGMAPGDEVMVKAVDGYHVEFPRENVYDPSSRQGNITVCWYNGDESSAGERQGTGYPSSYNVGMRLVFFADNSTNSAGKHVFGNQDMRAVMPPDTIHLFDELYPSTSGYTVKWVDEVRVYQGGYHGSADLLPKSLESKMDETFPSTPASAASGAALPFAALTVMAGALLFRRCGR, from the coding sequence ATGAGTCCCGGGAGAACGGTCCGGGGCGCGAGTTTCCGGGTCTTTTTAACCCTGTTCCTCGCCTCACTGCTCTGCACGGTCGTCTTTACGGCATCCGTCGCAGGGGAGCCGACCACCGGCCTCCGTATCGTGCAGTACGGACCCGACGGGATAACGGTGCAGAACGAGACCCGCGTCTCCATCGCGTGGATGGAACAATACCTCCCGGTCCAGGGTGACGGGGTGACCCATTACTACCACCAGGGGCCGGTCTTCGTGGATGACAAGGAGGCACAGTGGGACCCGGGTGAGACCGCGAACTTCAAGGACATGGGTGCCGTGAAAGGCACGGCAGTCAGGGATCTCTGCGATCTCGTGGGGGGCATGGCACCCGGCGACGAGGTGATGGTGAAAGCCGTGGACGGGTACCACGTGGAATTCCCCAGGGAAAATGTCTACGACCCCTCTTCCCGGCAGGGGAACATCACCGTGTGCTGGTACAACGGGGATGAATCTTCCGCGGGCGAACGACAGGGAACCGGGTATCCCTCCTCGTATAACGTAGGTATGAGACTCGTCTTTTTCGCGGATAATTCCACGAACAGCGCGGGAAAACACGTCTTCGGGAACCAGGACATGAGAGCGGTCATGCCTCCGGATACCATCCATCTTTTCGACGAACTCTACCCCTCCACCAGCGGATACACCGTGAAGTGGGTGGACGAGGTCCGGGTCTACCAGGGAGGATATCACGGATCGGCAGATCTCCTTCCCAAGTCGCTGGAATCGAAGATGGACGAGACTTTTCCCTCAACGCCCGCCTCGGCCGCGAGCGGGGCAGCCCTCCCGTTCGCCGCCCTGACCGTCATGGCCGGGGCACTCCTCTTCCGGAGGTGCGGGAGATGA
- a CDS encoding molybdopterin-dependent oxidoreductase: MTKGTGWCALFAALIVIISIMLAGCTTGPANAEDDAAKDWRLTLNGTGTKVLTMEDLHSFPAVTGHGYAVSTTGVRFGPYVCTGVDLRDLAAEVGGLAPGDRIWVSAPDGYMWVFDTDQAEGNGFVTFNASLREIPSPPLRIILMYEQDGRPVGYDDGGPARIAIISEQPGVVTEGSAWVKWVDRIEIKRE, from the coding sequence ATGACGAAAGGAACCGGGTGGTGCGCACTTTTCGCGGCCCTGATCGTCATCATCTCAATCATGCTCGCGGGATGCACGACAGGACCCGCAAACGCGGAGGATGACGCCGCAAAGGACTGGCGGCTCACCCTCAACGGGACCGGCACGAAAGTGCTGACCATGGAGGATCTCCACAGTTTCCCCGCAGTCACCGGTCACGGCTATGCCGTATCCACGACCGGGGTGCGGTTCGGCCCCTATGTCTGCACGGGGGTGGACCTCCGGGACCTCGCGGCCGAAGTGGGGGGGCTTGCCCCTGGCGACCGGATATGGGTCTCGGCACCCGACGGCTACATGTGGGTCTTCGATACGGACCAGGCGGAAGGGAACGGGTTCGTGACGTTCAACGCGTCCCTCCGGGAGATCCCGTCGCCGCCCCTTCGCATCATCCTGATGTACGAGCAGGACGGGAGACCGGTCGGATACGATGACGGAGGACCCGCCCGAATCGCGATTATCTCGGAACAGCCCGGCGTCGTTACCGAAGGGAGTGCATGGGTGAAATGGGTGGACCGGATCGAGATAAAAAGAGAGTGA